A window of Natranaerovirga pectinivora contains these coding sequences:
- a CDS encoding FecCD family ABC transporter permease yields MFDKIREKKHYVIIASMLLLIFFILLSIRMGSVQYSYNRIFQAFINSDMTSDRNILINIRLPRILVAIMVGANLAVAGALLQAVMQNPLADPGLTGVSAGASLVAIIILLLFPQYSYLVPIAAFVGGGIACFAVYILAWKDGIKPLRIILAGVAINAILGGGTSLLSILYSDRIQGVLLWVNGSMAGKKWGDVKVLAIYSFIGLILSLFCIRKANILQLGDEMSSNLGVDTNKYRVLLSLVAVFLAGISTAVVGIIGFVGLIVPHIARLLIGSDYKYLLPFSILLGSSILLMGDTFARTVMKPIELPVGVIMAVIGGPFFLYLLRRGRA; encoded by the coding sequence ATGTTTGATAAAATAAGGGAAAAAAAACACTATGTTATTATAGCTTCAATGCTTCTTCTCATATTTTTTATACTACTATCTATTAGAATGGGAAGTGTACAGTATAGTTACAATAGAATATTTCAAGCATTTATAAATAGTGATATGACTTCCGATAGAAACATTCTTATAAACATTAGGCTACCAAGAATACTAGTAGCTATAATGGTTGGTGCCAATCTTGCTGTTGCAGGTGCATTGCTCCAAGCCGTTATGCAAAATCCTTTAGCAGACCCTGGTTTAACTGGGGTCTCTGCAGGAGCAAGCTTAGTAGCCATTATCATATTGCTTTTATTTCCCCAATACAGCTATTTGGTTCCTATTGCAGCATTTGTTGGTGGAGGGATTGCTTGTTTTGCAGTTTACATATTGGCTTGGAAAGATGGAATAAAGCCTTTAAGAATCATCTTAGCAGGGGTTGCTATAAATGCTATCTTAGGAGGTGGAACTTCACTATTATCTATTTTATATAGTGATAGAATTCAAGGGGTTTTACTTTGGGTCAATGGTAGTATGGCAGGAAAAAAATGGGGAGATGTAAAGGTATTAGCCATCTATAGTTTTATTGGGCTAATTTTATCTCTTTTTTGTATTAGAAAGGCAAATATTTTGCAATTAGGAGATGAAATGTCATCTAATCTAGGGGTAGATACCAATAAATATAGAGTACTTTTGTCATTAGTGGCGGTATTTTTAGCAGGGATTTCTACTGCTGTTGTTGGTATTATTGGATTTGTTGGTTTGATTGTTCCCCATATAGCAAGATTGCTTATTGGTTCGGATTATAAATATTTATTGCCTTTTAGTATTTTGCTAGGAAGCTCCATCCTTTTAATGGGGGATACCTTTGCAAGAACAGTTATGAAACCTATTGAATTACCAGTTGGTGTGATTATGGCCGTTATTGGAGGACCGTTTTTCTTGTATTTATTAAGGAGGGGTAGAGCATAA
- a CDS encoding ABC transporter substrate-binding protein: protein MKKILSVLLIISLGLLVIGCSKKDEVAPTIVVSDGIQEVVTNEEPEEVETLRVIAGTVASAEFLDLLDITPIGVVSTAHKLPSRYDNIPQIGTAMSPDLEFIVSLNADLYISDNGLKENIEALLEGQNLETMFLINNSFDDVMRNFEELGSFFRKEDRAGELVKEMKDKEEEILASIKNKEVSRVMIIFGTPESFMLATERSYAGGIVKKLGGINVTDDIKNAPPSPYIPFSLETVADLNPDVILRLSHAAPEATRAAFEREFAQGFWVNLDAVKNNRVYDLDNNYFGVTANVRAKDSLEKMAEILYK from the coding sequence ATGAAAAAAATATTAAGTGTTTTATTAATCATAAGTTTAGGGTTATTAGTAATAGGTTGTTCAAAAAAAGATGAAGTTGCTCCAACAATTGTTGTAAGCGATGGGATTCAAGAAGTTGTAACTAATGAGGAACCTGAAGAAGTAGAAACATTAAGAGTAATAGCTGGAACTGTTGCATCAGCAGAGTTTTTAGACTTATTAGATATTACACCTATTGGTGTTGTTTCTACAGCTCATAAATTACCAAGTAGATATGATAACATCCCACAAATAGGAACGGCAATGAGTCCTGATTTAGAATTCATTGTATCGTTAAATGCAGATCTTTATATTTCAGATAATGGTTTAAAAGAAAACATTGAAGCATTATTAGAAGGTCAAAACTTAGAAACTATGTTTTTAATAAACAATTCTTTTGATGATGTTATGAGAAACTTTGAAGAGTTAGGTTCTTTTTTTAGAAAAGAAGATAGAGCTGGTGAATTGGTTAAGGAAATGAAAGACAAAGAAGAAGAAATTTTAGCATCTATAAAAAATAAAGAAGTTTCAAGGGTAATGATAATATTTGGTACACCTGAAAGCTTTATGTTAGCAACAGAAAGATCTTATGCAGGAGGTATCGTAAAAAAACTTGGCGGGATTAATGTGACAGACGACATAAAAAATGCACCACCTAGTCCATATATTCCATTTAGCTTAGAAACAGTAGCAGATCTTAATCCAGATGTAATATTAAGATTATCTCATGCTGCACCAGAAGCAACTAGAGCCGCATTTGAAAGAGAGTTCGCACAAGGATTCTGGGTGAATTTAGATGCAGTTAAAAACAATAGAGTATACGATTTAGATAATAATTATTTTGGTGTTACAGCAAATGTTAGAGCGAAAGACTCTTTAGAAAAGATGGCAGAAATTCTTTATAAATAG
- a CDS encoding nucleotide-binding protein — MKKIAIYGKGGIGKSTTVSNLSAALSTLGYKVMQVGCDPKADSTKNLMKGAFIPTVLDVLKGKEDIELEDIIFEGYNGVLCAEAGGPTPGIGCAGRGIITAFEKLEELEAFENYNPDIVIYDVLGDVVCGGFAMPIRNQYANEVYIVTSGEMMSMYAASNISSAVKQFKSKGYAKLKGLILNAKNVENEVNLVERLCTEIDTNIFHYIPRNPLVQEAENDGKTVVEAFKESEMSNIYIDLAKKIMEE; from the coding sequence ATGAAAAAGATAGCAATATACGGAAAAGGTGGTATAGGTAAATCTACCACTGTATCTAACTTATCAGCAGCTTTATCAACCTTAGGGTATAAAGTCATGCAAGTAGGTTGTGACCCTAAAGCAGATTCCACAAAGAATTTAATGAAAGGTGCGTTTATCCCAACAGTACTTGATGTATTGAAAGGAAAAGAAGATATTGAGTTAGAAGATATCATATTTGAGGGATACAATGGTGTTCTTTGTGCAGAAGCAGGAGGTCCAACGCCTGGAATAGGATGTGCAGGTAGAGGTATTATCACTGCTTTTGAAAAACTAGAAGAACTAGAAGCCTTTGAAAATTACAATCCTGATATCGTTATTTATGATGTATTAGGAGATGTTGTTTGTGGGGGGTTTGCAATGCCAATTAGAAATCAATATGCTAACGAAGTTTACATTGTTACATCAGGAGAAATGATGTCAATGTATGCAGCATCTAACATATCAAGTGCTGTAAAGCAATTTAAATCTAAAGGCTATGCAAAGTTAAAAGGATTAATCCTAAATGCTAAAAATGTAGAAAATGAAGTGAACTTAGTAGAGAGATTATGTACAGAAATAGATACAAATATATTTCATTACATACCAAGAAATCCTTTAGTACAAGAAGCAGAAAATGATGGAAAAACAGTAGTGGAAGCTTTTAAAGAAAGTGAAATGAGCAATATTTATATTGATTTAGCTAAGAAAATAATGGAGGAATAA
- a CDS encoding flavodoxin family protein, whose protein sequence is MSSVIIYSSATGNTKKVAYEILKTMPEDTKIYDLQEFQGDVIEENLILGYWVDRAKPNKEMLHFMETLSDKKVITFGTLGAYPDSEHGETTKKNVTEILEKHNTVLGNFLCQGKINPRITEMFKQASTDSPHQMTEERLKRHQEAALHPNEEDFEAARAFINGILEI, encoded by the coding sequence ATGAGTTCTGTAATTATTTATTCATCAGCTACAGGTAATACAAAAAAGGTAGCCTATGAAATACTAAAAACTATGCCTGAAGATACTAAAATATATGATCTACAAGAGTTTCAAGGTGATGTAATAGAAGAAAATTTAATTCTTGGTTACTGGGTTGATAGGGCAAAACCAAATAAAGAAATGTTACACTTTATGGAAACCTTATCAGATAAAAAAGTAATCACCTTTGGAACATTAGGTGCTTATCCAGATTCAGAGCATGGAGAAACAACTAAGAAAAATGTAACAGAAATTCTAGAAAAACACAATACAGTCTTAGGTAATTTCTTATGTCAGGGGAAAATTAATCCTAGAATTACTGAAATGTTTAAACAAGCCAGTACTGATTCACCTCATCAAATGACTGAGGAAAGATTAAAAAGACATCAAGAAGCTGCCTTACATCCAAATGAAGAGGATTTTGAAGCAGCTAGAGCCTTTATTAACGGTATACTAGAAATTTAA
- a CDS encoding helix-turn-helix domain-containing protein, which yields MDINIHYPRENIDEYYKNYKMEISLINKICTNELDEALNIWDDLINKGFFYDISGNKDTIRSLKNHMIGLCSLLCHNVIVRGVSPYTAKAKTKAFISLVEKTSSIIELTAIGKDIITAYSKQVSSLVKVEDECIKKALNYIHNHLGEDITLDEVANEVCLSKCYFCSQFKKETKMTFSNYLTHIRIERSKFLLKHSDKSILDIAISLGFSSQSYFSSQFKKHTNMSPKKYRSSML from the coding sequence ATGGATATTAATATACATTATCCTAGAGAAAATATAGATGAGTATTATAAGAATTATAAGATGGAAATATCACTTATAAATAAGATATGTACAAATGAATTAGACGAGGCTTTAAATATATGGGACGACCTGATAAATAAAGGGTTTTTTTATGATATATCAGGTAACAAAGACACCATACGCTCATTAAAAAACCATATGATTGGTCTTTGTTCTTTATTATGTCATAATGTAATTGTGAGGGGTGTTTCACCATATACAGCTAAAGCGAAAACAAAAGCTTTTATAAGTCTTGTTGAAAAAACTTCCTCTATTATAGAATTAACTGCTATAGGAAAAGATATCATAACAGCCTATAGCAAACAAGTCTCTTCCCTCGTTAAAGTAGAAGATGAATGTATAAAAAAAGCACTTAATTATATACATAATCACTTAGGAGAGGATATAACTCTTGATGAGGTTGCTAATGAAGTTTGTTTAAGTAAATGTTATTTTTGCAGCCAGTTTAAAAAAGAAACAAAAATGACTTTTTCTAATTACTTAACCCATATAAGAATTGAAAGAAGTAAATTCCTCTTAAAACATTCTGATAAAAGCATTTTGGATATAGCCATTTCCCTCGGTTTTAGTAGCCAAAGCTATTTTTCTTCACAATTCAAAAAACATACCAATATGTCTCCAAAGAAATATCGAAGTTCTATGCTATAG
- a CDS encoding DUF3793 family protein, which yields MDNTMKLKYYTLLKNLEGKEFLSSLIAYNAAPTIEDEKPSSLISFNASKKNLLTLWQKYKFQVCDELGLNFYEIKGDHNKKLVLFFKEDFLEEHLYKRDSLKFLKNIGYKEKMSLIEMLNILRNRFEVESCPHEVGIFLGIPIEDVEAFIENKGEGYLFYKYWKVYHNPEEASEIFNRYDNSKEVIINFIEREYCPI from the coding sequence TTGGATAATACAATGAAATTAAAATATTACACTTTACTTAAAAATTTAGAAGGAAAAGAATTTTTGTCATCTTTAATCGCATATAACGCTGCACCAACAATTGAAGATGAAAAACCTTCATCTCTGATTAGCTTTAATGCCAGTAAAAAAAATCTTTTAACATTATGGCAAAAGTATAAATTTCAAGTATGCGATGAATTAGGTTTGAATTTTTATGAAATTAAAGGCGATCACAATAAAAAACTTGTTCTATTCTTTAAAGAAGATTTTTTAGAAGAACATTTGTATAAAAGGGACTCTTTAAAGTTTTTAAAAAACATTGGATATAAAGAAAAAATGTCTTTAATAGAGATGTTAAATATATTAAGGAACAGATTTGAAGTTGAAAGTTGCCCACATGAGGTTGGTATTTTTTTAGGAATCCCAATAGAAGATGTTGAGGCTTTTATTGAGAATAAGGGTGAAGGATATTTATTTTATAAATACTGGAAAGTATATCACAATCCAGAAGAAGCATCAGAGATATTTAATCGATATGATAACTCAAAAGAAGTTATAATTAATTTCATTGAAAGAGAATATTGTCCAATATAA
- a CDS encoding flavodoxin yields MKIITIIYWSGTGNTKIMADAIAEGAKEGGTIVEVLDVNKASVDKVLNSDVVAFGCPSMGDEVLEEYEMEPFMESLEKVDLNEKAVALFGSYDWGDGQWMRDWEERIKNMGVNLLSEGLIIQNTPDDDGLEECRVFGRNLK; encoded by the coding sequence ATGAAAATTATAACAATAATTTATTGGAGTGGTACTGGTAATACTAAAATTATGGCAGATGCAATTGCAGAAGGTGCAAAAGAAGGTGGCACAATTGTTGAAGTATTAGATGTTAATAAAGCTTCTGTTGATAAAGTTTTAAACTCTGATGTTGTTGCTTTTGGATGCCCATCTATGGGAGATGAAGTTTTAGAAGAATATGAGATGGAGCCTTTTATGGAATCATTAGAGAAAGTAGATTTAAATGAAAAAGCAGTAGCCCTATTCGGCTCATATGATTGGGGCGATGGTCAGTGGATGAGAGATTGGGAAGAGCGTATCAAAAATATGGGTGTTAATTTGTTATCAGAAGGGTTGATTATTCAAAACACACCTGATGATGATGGTTTAGAAGAATGTAGAGTTTTTGGAAGGAATCTTAAGTAA
- a CDS encoding citrate/2-methylcitrate synthase yields the protein MSKKKFLDQIESPRLNELSDLAEKCSYINPELYTKYEVKRGLRDINGRGVMAGLTEIGEVHSYIIDENETIPVPGRLRYRGIDINDLVNGFVSDNRYGFEETTYLLMFGKLPNRNELIEFQQMLGTFRELPGSFVRDIIMKAPSKNMMNVLARSVLSMYSYDEKADDNSVQNVVRQSLRMIAYFPLIAVYGYQAYDHYYNKNSLIIHSPKPELSTAENILHMLRPDSKYTELEATLLDLALVLHAEHGGGNNSTFTTHVVTSSGTDTYSAIAAALGSLKGFRHGGANIKVVQMFDDIKENIKDWKDEDEIFAYLEKILTKQAFDKSGLVYGIGHAVYSVSDPRAVIFKEYVEKLAKDKGLEDEFLLYSKVEEVAPQVIAHLRKMYKGVSANVDFYSGFVYRMLGIPEELYTPLFAISRIVGWSAHRIEEIVNNGKIIRPAYKSISKKQEYEELDNR from the coding sequence ATGAGCAAAAAGAAATTTCTCGATCAAATTGAGAGTCCAAGATTAAATGAATTAAGCGATCTAGCAGAAAAATGTAGCTATATAAATCCAGAATTGTATACAAAATATGAAGTAAAAAGAGGCCTTAGAGATATAAACGGCAGAGGTGTCATGGCTGGATTAACAGAAATTGGTGAAGTACACTCATACATTATAGATGAAAATGAAACCATACCAGTACCAGGTAGATTAAGATATAGAGGAATAGACATAAATGATTTGGTAAATGGGTTTGTTTCAGATAATCGTTATGGATTTGAAGAAACAACGTATCTACTAATGTTTGGCAAGCTTCCAAACAGAAATGAATTAATAGAATTTCAACAAATGTTAGGAACTTTTAGAGAATTACCAGGTTCTTTTGTTAGAGATATAATAATGAAAGCACCGAGTAAAAATATGATGAATGTGCTTGCACGAAGTGTTCTTTCTATGTACAGTTATGATGAAAAAGCTGATGATAATAGTGTTCAAAATGTAGTAAGACAATCTTTAAGAATGATAGCCTATTTTCCATTAATTGCGGTATATGGGTATCAAGCTTATGACCATTATTATAATAAAAACAGTTTAATTATCCATAGTCCAAAACCTGAATTAAGTACAGCGGAGAACATTCTCCATATGCTTAGGCCAGATAGTAAGTATACTGAGCTAGAAGCAACTTTATTAGATTTAGCTTTGGTATTACATGCAGAACATGGTGGTGGTAATAATTCAACTTTCACAACCCATGTTGTTACATCTTCTGGAACAGATACTTACTCAGCTATTGCAGCTGCATTAGGTTCCTTAAAAGGTTTTAGGCATGGAGGCGCTAATATAAAAGTTGTTCAAATGTTTGATGATATTAAAGAGAACATCAAAGATTGGAAAGACGAAGATGAGATATTTGCTTATTTAGAAAAAATATTAACAAAACAAGCATTTGATAAATCAGGACTTGTATATGGAATAGGACATGCAGTTTATTCCGTTTCAGATCCTAGAGCAGTAATATTCAAAGAATATGTTGAAAAACTTGCTAAAGATAAAGGATTAGAAGATGAGTTTTTACTATATTCTAAAGTAGAAGAAGTTGCGCCACAAGTAATTGCACATTTAAGAAAAATGTATAAAGGCGTAAGTGCTAATGTAGATTTTTACTCTGGATTTGTGTATAGAATGTTAGGAATACCAGAAGAATTATATACGCCATTATTTGCAATTTCAAGAATTGTTGGATGGAGTGCTCATAGAATTGAAGAGATTGTTAATAACGGAAAGATTATAAGACCAGCATACAAGAGTATATCAAAAAAACAAGAGTATGAAGAACTAGATAATAGATAG
- a CDS encoding linear amide C-N hydrolase, whose translation MKEIKNGRKVKKKQSIRKIFLIVISIIIVPILMFVGLFHNEIATIASIKKVGNLPFYEMKYYGGYSFDKYIEKGASSEEELESFIKNNLAYGLLDGWDEIYDFQGCAVFTATTPEGDRIFAKNFDYPYTIPVVIETNPKNSYQSIAMGSYAFFGWNNDTDDTKMKSKLTTLAAPYLIVDGMNEKGLAVSTLTLEGSKAPVDKDKKTFFDITILRYILDKAGTVEEALEIISQYNIALYKNYPSHFIFADATGDSIIIEFVNKEMKVIDQEKDYQIITNHQLYNNPNPRRGCKRYSYFERTLTASNGILTVEEALELLHSQANRQFWSVVYNLTQRTVAVTFHNDLETVYYYEI comes from the coding sequence ATGAAAGAGATTAAAAATGGCAGAAAAGTAAAGAAGAAGCAATCTATTAGAAAAATTTTTTTGATCGTAATAAGTATAATTATAGTACCAATATTAATGTTCGTTGGACTGTTTCATAATGAAATTGCAACCATTGCATCTATTAAAAAAGTAGGAAACTTGCCATTTTATGAGATGAAGTATTATGGTGGGTATTCTTTTGATAAATACATTGAGAAAGGGGCATCTAGTGAAGAAGAATTAGAAAGCTTTATAAAAAATAACCTAGCTTATGGATTATTAGATGGTTGGGATGAAATTTATGATTTTCAAGGCTGTGCTGTTTTTACAGCAACTACTCCCGAAGGGGATAGAATTTTTGCAAAAAACTTTGATTATCCTTATACCATTCCAGTGGTAATTGAAACAAACCCTAAAAATAGCTATCAATCTATTGCAATGGGAAGTTATGCTTTTTTTGGTTGGAATAATGATACAGATGATACTAAAATGAAGTCAAAACTTACGACATTGGCTGCACCATACCTAATCGTTGACGGTATGAATGAAAAAGGTTTAGCAGTGTCTACATTAACATTAGAGGGTTCAAAAGCCCCTGTTGATAAAGATAAAAAAACATTTTTTGATATAACAATTTTACGATATATTTTAGATAAAGCTGGAACCGTTGAAGAAGCACTTGAAATCATATCTCAATATAATATTGCATTATATAAAAATTATCCATCCCACTTTATATTTGCTGATGCGACAGGAGATTCCATAATTATAGAATTTGTTAATAAGGAAATGAAAGTTATTGATCAAGAAAAAGATTATCAAATAATAACCAATCATCAACTGTATAATAACCCGAACCCAAGGAGAGGGTGCAAACGTTATAGTTATTTTGAAAGAACTTTAACTGCATCAAATGGTATATTAACTGTCGAAGAGGCACTTGAATTACTACATTCCCAAGCAAATCGTCAATTCTGGTCTGTCGTATACAATTTAACCCAAAGAACCGTTGCAGTAACTTTTCATAACGACTTAGAAACAGTGTACTATTATGAAATTTAA
- a CDS encoding M56 family metallopeptidase yields the protein MVNILNNIFNLVITTSLYATVVGIVIILSKTILKDKLSGRWHYFLWAILIFKIIIPYGPESQLSIFNHLNWPNIENSINITLLDNEKVQQRNPIQITNLENSIQNNSTVDLLQEHNKSDDILKEPIVFNNINNTYDGGTDVYYVPDAKSIFIFIWLLGVFSFILWIIYTYFALHKKISMGYVLEDDRVNVILEHCKKKVRIKKNINIFIQDVVNTPSLFGVFKPRILLKLDVLTLSDKEIEYIFLHELAHYKRKDLLVNYILLILQSLHWFNPIIWHCFKLIRQDMEIATDDNVIDVLTNNEYRDYGKTLLVVLEKFSMDKFIPNVVGVVDNRRSIKRRIKMIKASEISKRKKGLCFIVGIICITLLGSVLLTSPISSFSVDKERNWSLDIEQIMEFVDSNNYDLVALVESLYYGENVQSLEVNEESIRIDYYFEENIELDIINIKETLKKNATILYAFPLIKNQEVIFFNILTNDEDIALNYHVEDIAQDFDIQLSEYLKSEDTLKELLKLMNEDFIINYHSNYPLEYQTGIVLSSQYNGELDRVIYSTDYGFFSIIDNHTEKANFIGKKAEVSTDTILCWKPYNDENIIIEEQKVKINVSILDSDNVVFKEREFYIYISDSQVKLSKMPFIKSSPIYPSVEVYDSLLDMERKSPSRVFLAEEKISIVDGLIENATKLDPNVFMVERPSYYFKINDVNGESITVILWKDIVGALVFENSNEPVHYVTYNDIKKLNSILYSSTN from the coding sequence TTGGTAAATATATTAAACAATATATTTAATTTAGTCATAACAACGTCCCTATATGCAACAGTTGTAGGTATAGTAATAATTTTATCTAAGACCATCCTCAAAGACAAATTAAGTGGTAGATGGCATTATTTCCTATGGGCAATTTTAATATTTAAAATAATTATCCCATATGGACCAGAGAGCCAATTGAGTATTTTTAATCATCTCAATTGGCCTAATATAGAAAATAGCATAAATATTACATTGCTAGATAATGAAAAAGTCCAACAAAGGAATCCTATTCAAATCACAAATCTTGAAAATAGCATACAAAACAATTCGACAGTAGATCTCTTACAAGAACATAATAAATCGGATGATATCTTAAAGGAACCTATAGTTTTTAATAATATTAATAATACATATGATGGAGGTACGGATGTATATTATGTACCTGATGCGAAAAGTATTTTTATTTTTATTTGGTTATTAGGAGTCTTTTCTTTTATATTGTGGATTATTTATACTTACTTTGCATTGCACAAAAAGATTTCAATGGGTTATGTATTAGAAGACGATAGAGTAAATGTAATTCTTGAACATTGCAAGAAAAAAGTAAGAATTAAAAAAAATATAAATATATTTATACAAGATGTAGTGAATACGCCATCTTTATTTGGTGTATTTAAACCTAGAATACTATTAAAATTAGATGTGCTAACATTATCAGATAAAGAAATTGAATATATTTTCCTACATGAATTGGCACATTATAAAAGAAAAGATTTACTAGTTAATTATATATTGTTAATACTTCAAAGTTTACATTGGTTTAATCCTATTATTTGGCATTGTTTTAAGTTAATAAGACAAGATATGGAAATAGCTACAGATGATAATGTTATTGATGTTCTTACAAACAATGAGTATAGGGATTATGGGAAAACCCTTCTAGTAGTCCTTGAAAAATTCTCAATGGATAAATTTATTCCTAATGTAGTAGGGGTAGTTGACAATAGAAGAAGTATTAAAAGAAGAATTAAGATGATTAAGGCATCGGAAATCTCTAAGAGAAAAAAAGGGCTCTGTTTTATTGTAGGGATAATTTGTATTACCCTCTTAGGAAGTGTTTTATTAACTAGTCCAATTTCTAGTTTTAGTGTAGATAAAGAGCGTAATTGGTCACTGGATATTGAGCAAATAATGGAATTTGTAGATTCAAATAATTATGATTTAGTAGCCCTTGTAGAATCATTATATTATGGTGAAAATGTTCAATCATTAGAAGTCAATGAGGAGAGCATACGAATAGATTACTATTTTGAAGAAAACATTGAGTTAGATATAATTAATATAAAAGAAACGCTCAAAAAAAATGCGACGATTTTATATGCATTTCCATTAATAAAAAACCAAGAAGTTATATTTTTTAACATACTTACAAATGATGAAGACATTGCTTTGAATTATCATGTAGAAGATATAGCTCAAGATTTTGATATTCAATTAAGTGAGTATTTAAAAAGTGAAGATACACTAAAAGAGCTGTTAAAATTAATGAATGAAGATTTTATTATTAATTATCACAGCAATTACCCATTAGAGTACCAAACAGGAATAGTATTGTCTTCACAATACAATGGTGAGCTAGATAGAGTTATATATTCTACGGACTATGGTTTTTTTTCAATAATTGATAATCATACAGAAAAAGCAAATTTTATTGGTAAAAAAGCTGAAGTATCAACAGACACTATATTATGTTGGAAACCTTATAATGATGAGAACATAATAATTGAAGAGCAAAAAGTCAAGATAAATGTAAGTATATTAGATTCTGATAATGTTGTATTTAAAGAAAGAGAATTCTATATTTATATTAGTGATTCACAAGTGAAATTATCTAAGATGCCTTTTATTAAATCCAGCCCAATATATCCAAGTGTAGAAGTGTATGATTCTTTACTTGACATGGAAAGGAAATCACCAAGTAGAGTTTTTTTAGCTGAGGAAAAAATAAGTATTGTAGATGGATTAATAGAAAATGCAACAAAATTAGATCCTAATGTGTTTATGGTAGAAAGACCTAGTTATTATTTTAAAATTAATGATGTAAATGGAGAAAGCATAACAGTTATATTATGGAAAGATATCGTTGGTGCCCTTGTATTTGAAAATAGTAATGAGCCAGTGCATTATGTAACCTATAATGATATAAAAAAACTAAACAGTATATTATATTCATCTACTAATTAA
- a CDS encoding BlaI/MecI/CopY family transcriptional regulator produces MKAIPQISESELEVMKILWEVGDSTSANIVEVLTNRTDWKDKTVYTLINRLVAKGAIKAEKTDGKAYIYSPSISEIDYQEFANNSFIQKVYNGSVKMMLTSFVKEHKITKEDIDNLKRILDEED; encoded by the coding sequence ATGAAAGCAATACCACAGATTTCAGAATCTGAATTAGAAGTTATGAAAATATTATGGGAAGTTGGGGATAGTACTAGCGCTAACATAGTAGAAGTACTAACAAATCGAACAGATTGGAAAGACAAAACAGTTTATACACTGATCAATAGGTTGGTTGCAAAAGGAGCTATAAAAGCAGAAAAGACAGATGGAAAAGCTTATATATATTCTCCTAGTATATCAGAAATTGACTATCAAGAATTTGCTAACAACTCATTTATACAAAAAGTTTATAATGGTTCGGTAAAGATGATGCTAACAAGTTTTGTGAAAGAGCATAAGATAACAAAAGAAGATATAGATAACTTAAAAAGGATCCTTGACGAGGAGGATTAA